CATGTGTCAACGATGATACGACATAATCAtagataaattaaacaaaacattttgtacattAGTAACATTTGGCTATAGTGTTGTGATTCAAAACCTTTACACTCGACgagtattaaatgattttaagtaaaacaataaaagttcgATGATAATCGATTATGGATTAACATAATCGATTATCGCTGGTGTTTGATTCCAATTGTCGACGAGTATTGATTATATTCGAGTATCGCGGCATTTCTATGTATATTTTCGTTTTTAATTAAGAGGACAAACATACATATCTGATTTTTGTTACTTCAATATgacaatcataaaataaaattacaccGTAAAGGTGTTTCACGATGGATAGTTCGATGTAAACTTTGTGAGTTAGAAGGCATAAGCCCCGCAGTAAACTCTGTGAGTTAGAAGGCATAAGCCCCGCAGTAAACTTTGTGAGTTAGAAGGCATAAGCCCCGCGGTAAACTTTGTGTGTCGAGTGTTTTCAGTCGGGAACCCCCGTGCAAATACTGTATGTTGATTGCGCAAAGGCCATCGTGTGTAAATTCTGtgtatttagtgtttaataGTTGAAACCCCAGTGTTAACTGTGTGTCGGCTGTTTCAAGGTGGAAACCCCTGTGTAACCGATGtgtgttaaatgtttcaagGTGAAACCCCACAACAATCTGCGAGTTGTGTGCTTTAAGTTGGAAACTCCAATGTAAACTTTTTTCCGTTGTCTTGTGGTGGTATTTCGTTAAACTGACTTTTTTGATTGATATcaactttatttgttgttgtgccCACAACATAGGTTAACATGCAAGCATTGAACATCCttgtttcattgcaatattatGTTGCAATATTATGTGGTAAACCAATGTATGTCTCGCAAGGTGTCATAGGATGGTACAAATTACAAAATGATATGCTCACGATTGACTTTCATAATACCAATgacattatattgaaaaaaactcaTGTTTAGCAAATGTTTTTCCCGCATTTTTAAGTACAGCgattttaagtttaagtttCAGACGGAGAATTGTTTGATTGCGCAtaactttcaaacatttttaggAATCCCctgctttaaatatttcacatattaCAATTACTGCCCCAGACAAGGATACAACATGCGTCTATACATGTTGTAAATAGGatatttaaagctgtactctcacagactgaatgctttgacatcttttgtttgttttttttgttttggaacgagcaaatgttttcgtaaatatctgaaaaccagtgataaaagacttaTGACCAAGACCAGATCGCTGATTTTCATGTTTCCGCTCAAAAATTGAGGTTTtgtgcacttttcttaaacagttagtaacggtttaagccataaaacattaaatttggaatggaaatatgaaaatctgcgatctgatcttttgttaaCAGTCTTTCATCGctggttagcagatatttacgcaaaaattgcttattccaagacaaaaaaataaaaatgttggaTAAACGATCAATCtttaagagtgcagctttaaataaaatatagagAGAAAGTGCGTCAAACCAAAAATGGAAAGTTGTTACAATATATGATAgctttgtttttcttattcttttcatagtaaatattttcttactGTTGAAGGCTGCAGTATCAACTTCTTATCTAACGCGATGAAAGTATGATAACTCTTTGTTACACTATACGTTCTGTTTTACAAATTGTCACTACAATTGCATTGACCTTAAGCTTGATGTTCAAACATCTGTGGTCAGATATTTCCTAGACAAACCCTAAACATTTTGTCACATGAGCTCAATTCCGTAGCTGCCTTAGCCACTGAACTTTGGAAGGGCAGGGAGTCTTTATTGgttttttaaaataccaaaccacgattaaaatatttcagtccCCAACGAGCAGTCAATTGTTTGCCGTGTTGAAACCGCGAGATGATGTAAGACATTTTATACGAAATGACACTTCTATGACTGTCGATGTGTTTACCATGGTCATCAACATGTGGTTTAAACAAACGCAAAAAAGCTGAATTAGGTGTTTTATTAAAGCCATTTgtgaattttattaatatttcttacATTCACTGTTACGATAATTAACCACACTGTATCACCTCACACTGCTGTCAAAAATCATAATCTTCgtaattttattatgtattgcctaaaatagaaatgttgtaactgttacattttttttaaatcatgccTCGATACGTGTGGGTTTAATTGCTAATGTTCCACGATGATGTTTACGCTAGCTTTTCAGAGGTTATGCTTAAAGGATGGGAGATTCAACTACGCTTTTTTTTCTCACCTGATACGCACGTTTCTGAACGGCCTATAATGAttatttggagaaaaaaaacacgattCAACgggattttcttttttattcttcCGTATGTGTATAATTAGAAATACTCCAGCAATAAATTAACCTTGACAATtaaacttggttattcaatgtttatgtatttaagcttatttttataaaatatcagatAGAAATGTTATTCACTGCTATTTTAGTATATACGGTGTATTTTAATTAcgtaatatattgatatttattgatagCAAAACCAAGATGTCTGCTCTCGGCGCAATACATTATTCATCCCTACTTAATATGGATCAAAGATGGACTTGTAAAATAGAAATCATTTATCATAGATAATTGTACCACGTAAATAATGAGTAAAGGTAGTTATGCGACCTTCAACAAAAAAACGACATGTGTTTTTACAAATAAGCAATGTTAGATCCCATTCAGTTCGACTGTAGTTCAATGTAAGCGAGTGAGACAAGTGAAACAGTCAAAATTTAGTTATGACAATAAGGAGGCTGCGAATCAAAAGGTGTACGTGTACATGGACGCGTAGTTACACGTTCATGTATGAATTGCAGTTTAGTTcactttaataatattattgtatcCAAAGGCTCAATGATACGCCCATATGACCTTTCGAAAACCTCTGTTTCatgtatttgaaacaaatatatgtttgcaCTTACGCCGAGTTTGATAGATATGCACTTACCCAGTCCATTCATTGATGTGTCTTCAGTAGGAACCTGCTGACAAAACACAACTTAATTAATTGTTACAAAGGTTTGATTGaatttttgaaacatgaaatCGTCTTTTTAAAACAGTCGATATTATTTACTATCGTTTATTTGTTCGTCTTGAAAAttaaaaactcattttatttacaataatatataatatccaACAAAGAGTATTATGGGGATTGCTCATCTGTCTTCCAACCGTATCCTTATAAGGCAAAACCTTCAACTGTACAAAACAACGATGGccttaaaatatcaaacacGCAATAATTAATTCGATTATTctttaaacataactttaatATGTCATGCCTCTCAATGAGCATGTCAACATGTTACAAATGACTTGAAACAAATgaatcatacatttttataaatcattatcagattattaacattatttaaacactTAGTTTATTGAAAGGGTCACAAAAAACTATCCTGTCGATTACAATTTCCTACTGAAGTTATGCGCCTACGTCATTCATTTAACAACGCGTGTTTACCGCGACAGGAAGCCCCGCCTTAAGGTGGTcgcacatttatatatatactcgCATCTTCAACATTCATACCATTCTCTATCTGGGCATTGACAAGGATTTTTATCGACAATAAGCTGACTCTACCGAGgacaatatcattttaacaaataccGTGTTAGACAACATTGATAAATACCAACGAATtcaaatcaatatattattttttacacgACTTTCAACTAAACTATTTCTTTCTACTAAATTGAAAACGATAACTTAATAGAGAAACAATGATTGGATACACAACAGCGTTGTATATTTTGGCCGCCGCAACTTTTGTTACTGCTGGCCATGACGAACTCGTGCAATGCACCCCGGGCGTATATCAGATCATCGGAAAGGCCGACTGTACGGGCTTCTTCATGTGCGTGTTTGGAAAAAAAGTCGAGATGCCGCCTTGTCCTCATAGATCGGTGTTTAGCTCCAAGGCTAACGTTTGTGTTCCCAAAGGTTCGATGTATGATGACTGCAATAAAACAACAGAAGGCAGCGGAGGCCACATGCCAGTGCTGCCCGACCTAGGTAAATTCTAGCGTTGgtgatttatttttctgataCTTCTATGCTTTTTCTTTTGTATGTGTTTTctgataaatgtatttatgtgaTAAACAGTTGAtactatttattaaattaatcaatGCATGAATGAAAACGTCAATctaattattattcatttctATGCGGTTATAGAGATgtgttaaaaattattattgaaagcTTATTGAATTCAATTTAGAGTGTATCAAAAATGAGTCAAATtgctaaataattatattaacttTCCAGGATCTCTTAATCCAGAGGAACGATGCAAAATGTTTGGAGGCATGTTTCCCCATCCCACGGAATGTCAAGTCTTCTACAACTGCAGTGTTAATTACACACGGATTCCCTGGTTCTTTGAGCAACACCTTGTTGAATGTCCCTACCCCCAACTTTTCAACACCGACACCAAACAGTGTGACCATTTTGAGAATGTTAAATGTGGAAGCCGGGCGGAGATTAAGGATGGATGTAAGTTTACTATCAATTtcgtttgaaatattgaaattcaaTAGTCATAATTCATTGGTCATAACACAagcaaattacaaatatttatgtaacTCGTATCTGTCTACATATATTAGCTTACTCTCAGAAGCTAATTATAGCCAACACCCAAATTGCTGAaaccataacttgtattttgttgtttttcaggcCAATACAGATCACGCCGGTGTCTCAATGCCCGCTGTAGACCCTGCAGTGTCGACTTTCCAAGCTGTGTAGGCAAACGTGACGGAATTAACGTTCACCCAGTCAAACTTTGGAGTCCATTCTACGCGGTATGTTACAAGGAACGCACGATCAAAGAGGAGCGATGCCAAGCTGACGAAAATGGCCGAACGCAATTTTTCCATCCGGAAAGGAACGAATGTGTTTCATTGGATATGATTCCTCGAGAACACGGAGGAATGATGCCCGAGTGCGGTACGAAAGTAAACGGTTTATATCAGGATGACTTTGGGCGATGTGACCAATACTTTAGTTGCCAGGGAGGAAAATACATTGGCACGGTGAAATGTGCGGTTGGAGAGGTGTTCGATGGCACAAAGGGTGGCTGCGTTCCACAAGAGAAAGCATGCAGACCCTGCGGAAGACTTGACCATTGGTGAGTGTCCTTATATTTTGTGATAATTATTTATAGTCATAAAATCTCAATCGCTAGTCTAAACACGATTAAATCTCTATGGTTTAAACTGCAATGTGTCaatacatacatttcaatattgtttaattgtttttttttgcatttgaaaCACTTTGTACTGCCAACCGTATATAATAAAAGGTctgacaattaaaacaatatatatgtatatatttttcagctGAGAAAACTACTTACACACTTTCCAACGAAAAGCTGATGGAAATGGGCAAGGAGACGCATCGCCAAGATGGATAAGACATGTTAAAGACATCAAAGTGTTGCTCTGAGTTGATCTCGCTTTTTTTGCTCTACGGCCAAACCATTTCAAAACCAAATGactacatatttgtatattttcgaatggttttgtatgtttttaatgttatcaaactcattttgtcTACTGATGAAGGTTTTATACTTAAGTGTATATtccatttatacatgtatgcccCCAACCAGTTCATTGAATTTGCTTGTTTGCCGTTAGTTCTGTGATAAGTATAACGCAAACAAGTTTaaacttttctttaaatatcaaTGTTCATGCAGCCATGTCAGTGTTGCAAACTcttagtaatatatatatatatatatttatcttatttatttaccaaattgtttttaaactaatatCATAAGTTATCCAATTTGCATTACAAAGCTTATTgatgttatatcatttaaatagaAGAAAACACGCATCTGACGAAGTTGTTGATCATTGGTGTGATGCATAATGTTACTCTCGTGtataaatcatgaaatatgttcatttatatgtaaatagaatttcattattatatttatggaTTTTGCCAATTGCAGTGCCTTTGAAAtccacacatttttttcaataaaatgagaaaaaaatgttagttttttGCATCTTTATACACCTATTTAAACCTGCACTCGTCCAACAAGTTCAACCGTAACCAATAAATGGCTATAACGCAGGACCAACCTTTCTATCcttccaagtttacttttatatataactcaacttgtatttttataaccTGTAGCACGAATTGGTCCAAATCAGAGACACACAGAGAGAATTATGCTACATTTTGcgcaaatatacatataatagcAGGTTTAGGGGATGTTAATTGGAATATTTAGAATAAGTTCCTGCATCTAGCTTATTACAATACTTTTTGATGACaacaatttgaattattttttcttcgaaaatatATCGAAGAAAATAAAACTACATTCAAAATGTCTAGACATACCATATAACTCTAAAAGTGGATGTTATTACGCACCCTTCAATATGTGGTTTGCCCATAATCATAAGGGACAAATAAATCTATTTATCTTTTGCCATAAAACCCCCATTAATATATCAAAGTATAACCTAATTATTGATACAAAAGAATGGACAAGATTCAAGCAATAACCCTCATTacgttttgtatatatattagtttaatcTTTCTATATTTACAAAGATTGTTAAAtaagttatattaacttatgcGTAGTCATTTTTGTTGGCACTACTGTGTTCGATTGCGTTATGGTAGTATTGTGTTGTGGAAGAAACCGGAATGTTCGGAGAAAACCAACTTTTCTGGCTTGGTGACAACCAACCAAACCCACATACATTCGCCAGTCAGAGAATCGAGCCCAGATCACCCTCGTgggaagcgagtgcgctaaccaatGTGATAACCTTACAAGCGTTTCttgtgtggtgtttgtttggacTTAAATTTTTTTATCACCAAACTCGAATAACATGCATGAGTTtggattttgtaaatataaaaggcattaactaaataattaTTGTGTTCCGTGTTTAAATAATCTGAAATATAAAACGGAAAGAGGATACATATTTTGATGTTAATTACACTAAATTCGAAGCATTTGAAACAAAACctagcaaacaattttaatttatccaaaatcttcttttaataatatttgcCTGTAATCAACTTTTCAACACTTCTCCCATAGCTAGATTTCTAAGCAGCGAGCTACTTAAACAGAACTTTGATGCAAGATATTCAGAATGTGCACTTGTTACGTCAAACAAGGACggacataaaacaaaacatctgtCTAAGCTAGATAAACTGGATATGAGTAAAACTATGTCATCCATGTTGAATCGGATTATAAATCATGTAATTGCAATGAATGTAGTTTTTAACAGCTGAAGTAGGTGTTAGAAGGCGGTTATAAAAGGCGGTTAATTGATGAGTAAAAGCTGACAATATATAGACTGACTAGAAATTAAGGTAATTAGGTAAATTTCGTGTGCAATCTTTTTATGTGTACTGAACTCTATCgttaatacataaacaaatgcATACACTATTATCAagtaaatgtgttttgatgtGTAGTTGattaaacaaattgaataaatcgaaaacaaaacatttacgcCCAAACCCAGCTTAAAATTATGCAACAATGAATACATGCGTGTGGTCATGTGCCTGTTGCTATCAACATGAAACGATATTGACATACTAGGAAcctaaaactgaaaataaaagtcactattattttaaaatccgttCATAACATTGAAGCTTTACATACTTTATTAAGTTGAAATAACAATTCAAGCCTGGTAGCCAAATATTTCCGATCACGCTTTTTAAATACACAATGTCAAAGCCAAAAATACATCCAAGCGAGATTAAATGCAAAGTGTAATTGATTGAGCAAATTGTATAATAGTCGAAAAAACAGCATTTGCGCCCAAACCCAGCAACAACACTAGCATGCGTGTTTCTACGTGCctgtaaatatcaacataacacGATACTGAGATATTAGGAtccaattatacaaaataaaatttagtatttttttttcaaatccgcTCATAAAAATTAACGTTCTCCATACTGAAtttgtttaagatattaaaacaagcttagtagccaaTTACTTTACGATGGtcctatttaaatatatacccTGTAACGATGTTGTAACCTCAACATTCATTGCTAgcgattttttaattttacatattatgTGTGGATATTGTGGTGGTGTATCGTATAGCGTCGGTTCGGCCTCAAACcagcactcacacagattgacagttttcactattatttttgtttgtcttaGAATCAGCCGATTTTGGCATTTATGCAttcaatttagtcatataagataacatACTAAATATCAGATCTCTTTTTTTTGGAAAACTGcctaaaaatcatttttattaacgcGTAAGTAACgtttttagacataaaacatcattattcgaacgtaaatatgaaaaactgcaatttgatcttatgtcagcagtctcatatcaCAGGTAACCAGACATTAACACAAAAAGTTACGGCCTTGTATTATTTGGAAATGTCATAAcctttttggctgactcggagtgatttggcatgtgacgtcattttcttcaaatattttacatagatactcatttggaagaaaagattagCTAGTATAtttcgcttttatttttaataatgttttctttatgtacaatgatgctttttattacgaaactctatgatcacacagttttaaaccttttattttataaggcagacagTTTTTGAtcctcatagtttcaaacaatgactgcatcgtatctttgaaaagtttctGCGCACGGTGCTCTGAaatgtattcctccgtctgcagatacagttgggatctctaatcatagaagtacttggggtttacctataaatttaatattatttgttttattacttagtttcctcaagttaatgcgtactttgataacatttgcattttacgtttttttctttatttaggattgttaggataagagtgaggtttgtacACTTTAACGGGttaaaaccccagtaaatttacattttactgaccgctccaaggcggtacctaacaatccttggtaaacatacctagtttttttatatatagtgtgtatgcactgtgcattttgtggatttttgtgctgttcttccatgtttcttgtttgtgattttttgtttttgtgttctatgtctttggcgtttacccagtgtcattaaaccgggattatgtttaaactttttactgccgagcttgtttctgtaaaaaTTCACATTAGTATTGACATCTTTGCTGAATAAATCGTTAAAATGTTTCTTTCCTAAACATATGCCTACATTTTTGTCACACCAAAACATAATTAACGTTGTTTGAGGCATACTAAATATGTCATTGATATATCTAACTTACTATAAACCCACACTCATACTtgaattgggggggggggaagtcATGGATCATAGATGATCATAATATACCGCAATAGTGAgactttattttgataaattatttaacaattcaCTAATTGCTTACTTAAGTATCAACAAACACAGATTACGGATACACCTCgttctttaaagatgcattaTTAATATACagtaattaactttaaatgtcacaaacattttttgtaatggaacgtatttgtaaataaaaaaataaatgtaggCATTGGTTAGGACTATGACTTTACATTACTCGATTCAgaatgtttaaacttatcaGGGATAGTTTTaccatatattattatacatgagTTATATCTGCATTTCTTCAAGTAAAATGAATGCACGTTGGCGAAGTGAATGACACGACCAAAATTCCTGTACAATATAATTTCCAAAGTATTATCTTTTATCACTGGACtaaagaaataatattaatattttaaacaatggaaTGCAGCCACGAACATCTCgtgaaataagaaaacattgCGTGCTTGTTAAAGAGATTAATGAAAAGGATTCTGCAATCAACAGAACATGGCATTAAATTCCACAgaaaaggatatatatatatatgaatcaCTAAAGCTCACATTGAACGTATTTCAGTAtcacaaatattatattgaatcGGATTGAAAAGAAAGCATGTCATATAAAGTTTCTCTCCATGGGAATTCAATTACACGTTATACACAAACCGCGTATTTTAAggatttttcttgtttgtttgtgcCATTTTCAAGGGACTCGCAAACATGCATTATGCTAcaatttttgttaaacattttatgaaatcgACTACCTTTGCTCTTTTTGTATGGGCAAACACTGCAGCTGGCTTATGCTTAATTAATCAGAATTTTGGAAACTCAAGCTTAAATTTAACTTACATAAAGATGCTACGCTTTTTAGCAAAAGAGAGCATTCCCtgtcacatttttaaataatcataacaaTAAACATCCTTTTTGAACTTAAAGTGTTACAGTTGTAACAatcattttttcacattttacacGACATTATGCTGGTCGATGTCTGACCGTGTAGTACGTGAACGAgtcaaattaacaaataaatacagttattaTACGATGTCATAAACAGTGTTGTCTTGGAACGGCAATtttgagaaatatattttaggtgTTGACAAGAACGATTGTTTTACAAAACTGAGACAATTCTTCAACGTCAACGATAAATAATCGTTCAACAAGATGCGCATATGatatattcattcttttttctatataacaataatgttcattgtcattgttattattatgacCAAACCTGGAACAATGTAAATTGGTAAGCACATTTGTTATATCACGCGGCTTCATTATCACTAATTAGTTAAAGAgaacatttataacaacaaaatttaatcatgaacatttcattaaattacaaaacacAGCATGTTACcgatatgtattaaaatacaaaacaaacagacgaGTGTTAAATAGATGACGTTTTAAGACATACGTAATTAACATGTcgaacaattttaaaaggtcaTTTCCTTATTAACTATTTGCGTGTTTGTGAAAAGAAATATTGATAATACTTGACTTGAACACCAAGCTAAAGGCAAATGGTTCGTAGTGACAATTTGTTTAGGGTTTGGTGCGGTTCTTCTCCTTATTTTCATCAATTGCTACGTATTGAATTGGTAAGACTTGAAACAAGTTTTGATATTCGATacattatctttttaataaCACCCATAATTTATTGTAGATACATTTTATAAGTTGAAGATAATCAGTTTTCGATATTGGTAAACTAAAGAATCGTTTTTAGCATGCATTTTTGCAATGCTTAACGATACAATCGAAAGTGCAGGGACCAACCCAACAGCCAACTATGAGCGCTAGCAAGGTGCAGTATTTACAGCACTACTTTGTCAGTGCATATGTCAGGTTATCTTTTTCTCTTCGATGTTTCCTGCTTACTATTTAAagttcaatttttgaaaaaaatcttcataaagaaaccaaaataacagttttacttgttttccatttttttcatcaCCTGGTATACAGCGACTTCAACATTTGTAAATTCCCCAAAATACAGTTTATCATGCTGGTTTAGTATTTTAAACTCTCACATAAAGCTGTACGTATCCAAACTAGTAGTTTACGCTGTCTAttaagtgtttttaactttaaagtcACCCAGTACGAAGTGGCAATTTATAAGGGTCCAATCTAAAAGTTAACGATGTCGGGTAAGTAAGTTTAATTTTTACGTCACTCGGTACGTATCAAACTGACCATATGTAAGGTTTAAACTAATAGCTTTCGATGTTGGTTTAGTATTTTAAACTCTGCACCTTTACCCGGTATGTAGGTATGTATCGTAGTTGCAATAACTAAGGTCTATTCTAATCTATTACGATGTTGGTTTATCTTTTTATACCTGACGTTACCCTGTACGTATCGTTGTGACAATTTGTAACGTCCAAACAAATAGTTTCCAATAAAATTTGCGTTAACATTACTTTATATCACTGGAAACATAGTCGCTATGTGACGATTTGTAACCACCAAACTAACAAACGGTAATAGTAAGTTTGGTCTTCATAAGAATTAAGTCCACATTCCGGACGATAACTTTCTAGGGTGAATTTCGTCTTTACTGGCACATGCGAAAGATTTTAACAAACCACGCAATTAAACCAAGTAATGACTTAATTGAAACATGGTGATTACAGGAATATTTGATAGTTTCGATTTCGTTCAGAGCTGTTCGAAATGAATAGTGAATCAATaagcaataatacaatgatatgTTATCTGTTACAATTATTCAATGATATGTTACTTagtacaataatacaatgatatgttatatgttacaataatacaatgatgtattatcttagcaataatacaatgatatgTTATCTGTTACAATTATTCAATGATATGTTACCtgttacaataatacaatgatatgTTACCTGGTACAATACTACAATGATATATCATCTGTTACAATAGTACAATGAGATGTTACCTGTTACAAGAATACCATGATCTGTTACCTGTTACAATACCACAATGATATGTTACCTGTTACAATAATACGATGAAAGGTTACCtgttacaataatacaatactATGTTACCtgttacaataatacaatgatatgTTACATGTTACCATAATACAACGATGTGTTACCTGttacaataattcatttatatgttACCTGTTACATTAATACAATGATACGTTACCtgttacaataatacaatgatatgTTACTTAGTACAATAATACGATGATATGATACCTGTTacaaaagaacaataatatGTTACCtgttacaataatacaatgatatgTTACCTgttgcaataatacaataatatgttacctgttacaataatacaataatatgttACCTTTTACAATAATACATTGATACGTTACCtgttacaataatacaatgatatgTTACCTGTTACAATAGTACAATAATATGATATctgtataataatacaatgatatgttacctgttacaataatacaataatatgttacctgttacaataatacaatgatatgCTACCtgttacaataatacaatgatacGTTACCTGTTACCTGTTGGAATAGTACAATGATATGTTACCtgttacaataatacaatgctATGTAGCatgttacaataatacaatgatgtGTTACCtgttacaataatacaatgatatgttacctgttaaaataaaacaatgctaGCGACAGGTTCAAGCCACGGAACGGTATTCGTAATACATCTTAATTTGTCATTTCTTACCTTGAGCAGATTTCACATTTAAAGAAACGTAGAAATGATTTTAACAAAGAAATATGTacttcatataaaaataatgaaaacagaAGTATTTAAggtatgtttaattttttattatatgaccTGTGAGATACTCAACAAAGGAAATTTCCTTtcgttaggaaatgacttaagatgttttgtaAATACCGGGCTACTACTCATTACCAAGTTCAAACCCACAGAAAACCACTATTTCGGAAACCATTCCATGGT
The sequence above is drawn from the Mya arenaria isolate MELC-2E11 chromosome 14, ASM2691426v1 genome and encodes:
- the LOC128217766 gene encoding uncharacterized protein LOC128217766 produces the protein MIGYTTALYILAAATFVTAGHDELVQCTPGVYQIIGKADCTGFFMCVFGKKVEMPPCPHRSVFSSKANVCVPKGSMYDDCNKTTEGSGGHMPVLPDLGSLNPEERCKMFGGMFPHPTECQVFYNCSVNYTRIPWFFEQHLVECPYPQLFNTDTKQCDHFENVKCGSRAEIKDGCQYRSRRCLNARCRPCSVDFPSCVGKRDGINVHPVKLWSPFYAVCYKERTIKEERCQADENGRTQFFHPERNECVSLDMIPREHGGMMPECGTKVNGLYQDDFGRCDQYFSCQGGKYIGTVKCAVGEVFDGTKGGCVPQEKACRPCGRLDHC